From Slackia heliotrinireducens DSM 20476:
GCATCCGCCATGGCCGCAGCCGCCGCCGTCCAGCTGTTCGGCGGCACGCCCGAGCAATGTCTGAACGCCGCAGGCAACGCGATCGTCGGCCTGATGGGTTTGGTATGCGACCCCGTAGCGGGCCTGGTGGAGGTCCCTTGTCAGAAACGCAACGCCACAGGCGCTGCAAACGCCCTGGTGAGCGCTCAAATCGCACTGGCAGGAATCGGCAACATGGTGGACTTCGACCAAACGGTCGAGGCCATGCACCGCGTAGGCAAGTCCCTTCCCTTCGAACTGCGGGAAAGCGCATTGGGTGGCCTTGCGAACACGCCCGCGGCCTGCGCGTACTGCGAGAGCAGACGGTAGCCTTTGGACCCCGAGCGCAGACAGACCGACCCGACGCTCTTCTTCCAGGTCGCAGCTCTCATCACGGAGCTTCTGGCGATCGCGGCGGTTGCCGCCTTCGACAAGCTGGCCTTGGGCGGCGAAGGCGGCATCCCCTTCGCATCAGGATACCAGGCGAACACCGTCGCCATTGTGAACTGCGTGCTCATCGCCGTCGGCGTGGGACCTGTCGCAACCGCAGCGTTCGACTTTCTGGACTCCCCCGACGATAAGGACGCATCCGTCAGTCGGGGTCGAGGCGGCAGACCGTTCGGAACCGGGGCCCTTCAAGCCTACGGCCTGCCCGCATTGGCGGCGCTTATCGAGGAGCTTCTGTACCGCGGCGCCGTCATGGGCCTGGTCGTCGACGTCATGAATCGGTTCGACCCGGGCATTTCTGCCACCTGCGCACTGGGCGTGAGCATGGCGGTGTTTTTGGCTGCCCACCCGCAGTACCGCACAGGATTATCTGTCGCCCAAGTCACCTTCTCGGGCATGGCGTTGGGCGTGCTGGCTCTGACCACGAACTCCGTGATCGCACCTTTCCTTCTACACCTGGCCATGAACCTGTTCGCCGTGTTCTACGAACGCTGGCTGGCACCTTTGCACCGCTAGGCGGGTCGGGCGCGCCGGCTTCACGCTACAGGTTGATTTTCACGATGGGCGCGTAGTCCTTCAGGAGCTTCTTGGTGACGTTGCCCTTGCTGAATTTGATGTGCAGCGTATCGCCGTCCACCTTCGTCACGCGACCGCGGCCGAAGGTTTTGTGGTCCACGATGTCCCCCACGGCGAACGTGACCCGCGCGGCGGATTTCTTCTCAGCGTTGGGGCTGGTCCGTCCCGTGTAGCTGCGGGGCCGCGTTCCGCCGGCGCTCGACTGTCCGAAGACGCGCCCGCCGCCGGCCTCCTTGCCGCTGCCCGAGATGCCGCGACGGCTGCCGCGCTTCTCCCAGCCGGTTCCCGCGAAGCCGGAACTTCCCAGACCCGCGCTCTTGCGCAGCTCGGAGGGAATTTCGCCCACGAACCGCGAAACGGGGTTGGCATGGGTCTCGCCGAAAATCTGACGCGCGTAAGCGCAGGTCAGATACAAGCGCTTGCGGGCGCGGGTGATGGCGACATAGGCCAATCGGCGCTCCTCCTCCAACCCTTGCGGGTCGCGGCTGGAATTGGAGTGCGGGAACAGGGTCTCTTCCATGCCGGCCACGAAGACGCAATCGAACTCCAAACCCTTCGACGAGTGCACGGTCATAAGCGTGACGAACTGGTCGTCGTCGGTAGCGGCGTCCAGATCGGTGCGCAGACGCACCCACTCCAGGAAGTCCTCCAAGCTATCCGGCGAAAGCTGGCGCGTGTCCGCCAGCAGGTTGATCCCTTCGGGAGGAAGGGCGCTCTCGTCAATCTCGTGGCTTTCCACATATTCGTCGACTACGGAGAGGAACTCCTTGATGTTCTCGATGCGGCTTTCGGCCTCGTCGGTTCGCTCCTGCTCCAGGGCCTGGATGAGCTGGCTTCGGTCGATAACCGCCTCGATCACCTTGCGCAGCTCGCCGCCGTAGCTCTGCGCGTCGTTGATCAGCCCCACGAAACCGCCGATGGCGTTACGGGTGCGCATCTGCAGCGTCTCGTCGGCAAGGCACCACTCGGCCGCCTGCATGAACGTGAGGTTGGAATTGCGGGCCACGTTCTCGATGTGCTCGATGGTGGTTTTGCCGATGCCGCGGCGCGGCTGGTTGATGACGCGCTTGGCCGCCATGTCGTCGGCAGGGTTGATGCACAGGGTGAGGTACGCTATGACGTCGCGGATCTCGGCGCGGTCGAAGAACTTCGTTCCGCCCACGATGCGGTACGGCACGCCGGCACGCAACAGCATGTCTTCCAAGGATCGTGACTGCGCGTTCGTGCGATAGAACACGGCCATCTCCTCGTATGAGACGCCTTCGTTATGCAGCTTGTCGATTTCGCCGGCGATCCAGCGCCCCTCGTCGCGTTCGTCGGACGCCATGTACACGAGGATCTTCTCGCCGTCGCCCGACTCGGTGAACAGGCGCTTCTGCTTGCGCTTGGTGTTATGCGCGACCACGGCGTTGGCAGCGTTCAGGATGTTGCCCGAGCTGCGGTAGTTCTGCTCGAGTTTGATGGACCTGGCCTGAGGGTAGTCCTGCTCGAACTCGAGGATGTTGCGGATGTCGGCGCCGCGCCATGAGTAAATGGACTGGTCGTCGTCGCCTACCACCATGATGTTCTGATGCTTGGCAGCCAACAGCTTGGTAATGGCGTACTGGGCGTGGTTCGTGTCCTGATACTCGTCCACCAGCAGGTAGCGGAACCGGTCCTGATAGGCCTCCAGCACATCGGGATGGTTCTTGAACAGCAGATACGTGTACATGAGCAGGTCGTCGAAGTCGAAGGCGTTAGCCATCTTCAGGCGTTCCTGATACACCGCGTACACGCGCGCCGTGACTTTGGAGACGGGGTCGCGGGCCTCGTCGGCATACACGCCGGGCGCCTTGAGCTCGTTTTTCGCCTGGGAGATCTTGCCGCGGATAGAATTGACCGGCCAGCGCTTGGGATCCAGGTCAAGCCCTGCCATAACATCTTTCAACAGGCGTTTCGTATCGTCGTCATCGTAAATGGTGAAGCTTTTGGAGAAGCCGAGCAGCTCGCAATCGACCCTGAGGATGCGCACGCACATGCTGTGGAACGTGGACACCCACATGCCGCGGGCCGAAGGGCCCACCAGGCGCCCGAGACGTTCGCGCATCTCGTTGGCGGCCTTGTTGGTGAAGGTGATGGCCATAATCTGCCAAGGCGGCACATTCAGATCCTGAACCATATGGGCGATGCGGTACGTGAGCACACGGGTTTTGCCGCTGCCTGCGCCCGCAAGCACCAGGAGCGGACCCTCGGTGCACAGCACGGCCTCGCGCTGCGGCTCGTTCAGCGAATCGATATCCAGCATGTTCTCTCCGTTCCACCCGTCTGTTCGCCGCAACCGGCTATGTTAAGCAAAAGGCCGGGCATCTTCTCACAACCTGCAGACACCACGTGTCCACGGAACGACCCAGCAAGAAAAAATCTAGAAAAGCAGCGCCTTCACGCCGAAGTAGGCCAACACCAAAATGCCGACGACGATGCGGTACACGCCGAAGAGAGCAAAGTCGTTCTTCTTGATGTAGCCCATAAGGAACTTGATCGAGATGACCGACACGACGAAGGCCGTCACGATGCCCACCAGCAGGACAACCGCTTCCACCGAGGTCATGATGGGGCCGGTGGCAGACGCCATAGCCGCCATGTACTTGACGATTTTGACCAAGCCCCAGCCGAACATGATGGGGATGGCCAAAAAGAACGTGAACTCGGCCGCCGCGGTGCGCGAGCATCCGGTGAGCATGCCGCCGATGATGGTGGCGCCGGAACGGCTGGTGCCGGGGATAATGGCCAGGCACTGGAACAGGCCGATCTTCAGAGCGGCCTTCCAGTCGATGTCGTCCACCGTCTGGATGGCGAACATACCGTCCGGATCGACCGAACCGTCCTCCAGCCGAGGCGCTTGGGCACCGATGGCCCCGCCCTGCTCGACCAGAGCCTCGTAGTTTGCCAGTTTCTCGCGGTTGCGTCGTTCAAGCACGATAAACACGACGCCGTAGAGGATCAGCATGGATGCCACGACGGCGGCGTTGTAGAAGTGATCGCCCACCCAGTCGTCCAGCAGCAGGCCGACTACCGCAGCGGGCAAGCATCCGATGACGACCATGCCCCACAGGCGCCACGTGGCACGCCGTTCCTGCGCGGCCTTCTTGCCAGAAAACGGGTTCAGCTTGTTGAAATACAGGATGATGACGGCCAGGATGGCACCGATCTGGATGACCACCAGGAACAGCTTGAGGAAGTCGTCGGAAACGTTGAGCTTCACGAATTCGTCGACCAGGATCATGTGGCCCGTCGACGAAATGGGCAGCCATTCGGTAACGCCCTCCACTACGCCGATGAGGAAGGCCTTCAGTATTTCAAACAACATGTATGGTTCTGCTTTCTACTTAATGCCGATGCCCGACGACGCCGATCCGCTCCGGGCGGTTCGCAACAGGTGGAAGCACGGCGGCCGTACCGAGCTCGGACGCTGCATGTGCATGCGCCGGTGCGGCCACGAGTCGTTCGCCATGGCGACGATCCCGATGATGCCGGCATCTTGCGGAATGCGGCTCGGCCGACGGCCGGTTCGACGGCGCGTCGCTTTCGCGAACGGCCCACCGAAGGACATGCCGCCCGGTTTTCCACGGAGGCTATTCTATAGGCTGGCAACGGCCACGGCCCCGCTGCCCCTCCGTTCCGACAAAAGGAACAGAACGACCGCCCAGAGCACCACCCGTTTAGACGAACGGGACGTTGGGGACGGAGCCCTTTGTCCCGTTTGGCAAGGGAGGCCACGGGGCATTGGAGGACGTTGGGGACGGAGCCCTTTGTCCCGTTTGGCAAGGGAGGCCACGGGGAAGGACCACTTTTGCCCATTACCGGCGAGGTGAAGGTTGGGCCGGCGTGCAACCCCGCGGCATCCTGCTCCTCGGTTCGAAAACCTCGTTTTCCGCCAGAAAAAACAAGTAGTGTACGACTTTGGGAAGACATGGGTCGCGCATGTCATATCGGCGAGCTTTTGACCTGGGGTTACGCATGGTTGCATGTCTCTGGGAGCGAAGCGGGGCCGAATGGTCGTGCACTAGTTGATTTTCTTGGCGCAGAAGCTGGTTTTGGGCTGAAGGAGCGGGCTGGAGATACCAAGAAGTGTCCCCACTGACTCAAAAACGTGCCAGTTGGAAACGTCCCTACTGACACAGAACGACCGCCCAGGAAAGCGGTCGTTCGGAAAAATGGGGCAAAGGGGACTGTCCCCTTTGCCCCAGGTATGCAGCTAGCGGCGTTCGGCGATCTCGGCCGTGATATCGGCGATGAACTCGTCGAGCTGGCGGGCGACCGTCTCGTTGGAGCGGTCGCGGACGCTGATGTATTTGCCGTCGCGTTCCTGCTCGCCAAGGATGAGCATGTAGGGAACACGGTCGGTGGAGCGTGCCTCGCGGATCTTATAGCCGATCTTCTCGTCGCGGGTGTCGACGACGGCACGGACACCGGCGTCGCGAAGGACCTGGCCCACCTCGAGGGCGTAATCGCGGGTCTTCTCAGACACGGGCAGGATCTTCACCTGCAGCGGAGCAAGCCACGTGGGGAACTTGCCCGCGTACTGCTCGGTCAGCATGCCGATGAAGCGCTCGAAGCTGCCGAAGCCGGCGCGATGGATCATGATGGGGCGCTTCTTGGTGCCGTCGGCGGCCATGTACTCAAGTTCGAAGTTCTGGGGCAGCTGGAAGTCCAGCTGGATGGTGCCGCACTGCCAGGTACGGCCCAAGCAGTCCTTCAGGTGGAAGTCGATCTTGGGACCGTAGAAGGCGCCGTCGCCCTCGTTGAGGATGTAATCCTTGCCCATCTTCTCCAGCGCCTCGCGCAGGCCGTTTTCGGCGCGCTCCCAATCCTCGTCGGAACCCATGGAGTCCTCGGGGCGGGTGGACAGCTCCACCTTGTACTCGAAGCCGAACTGCTGATAGTACTCGTCGAACAGGCGTGCAGTCTCCAGCACGATGTCGGAAATCTGCTCGGGCGTGACGTAGATATGGCCGTCGTCCTGCGTGAAGGCGCGCACGCGGAACAGGCCGTGCAGGGCGCCCTTCAGCTCATGACGGTGGTCGAGACCGGCCTCGGCCAGCTTCAGCGGCAGGTCGCGGTAGCTGCGCGGGCGGCTCTTGTAGATGAGGCACGCGCCGGGGCAGTTCATCGGCTTGACGGCGTAATCCTCTTCGTCGATGACCGTGGTGTACATGTTCTCTTTGTAGTGGTCCCAGTGGCCGGAGGTCTCCCATAGCTTGCGGGACAGGATCTGAGGCGTTTCCACCTCGTCGTAGTTGTACTTGGCCATCATGTCATGCCAGTACTCGATGAGGGCGTTCTTCAGCTTGGTGCCGTTGGGCAGCCAGAACGGGAAGCCCGGGCCCTCGTCGGCGAACATGAACAGTTCCATCTCCTGGCCGATCTTGCGGTGGTCGCGCTTCTTGGCCTCTTCCTGGATGCGCTCGTACTCGGCGAGCTCTTCCTTGGAGGCGAAGGCGATGCCGTTGATGCGGGTGAGCATCTTGTTGTCCTTGTCGCCCTTCCAGTAGGCGCCGGACACGGCGGTCAGCTTGAAGGCCTTCAGGGCCTTGGTGTACAGGATGTGGGGGCCGACGCACATGTCGACGTATTCGCCCTGCTTGTAGAAGGTGATGCGGGCGTCGGGGTCCAAATCGCCGATGTGCTCGACCTTGTACTGCTCCTGACGTTCTTCCATGTGCTTGATGGCCTCTTCGCGGGGCAGCTCGTAGGTGGAGAACTTCAGGTTCTCTTTGCAGATCTTCTTCATCTCGGCTTCGATGGCGGGCAGGTCGTCCTCGGAGATCTTCTCGTCGCCCAGGTCGACGTCGTAGTAGAAGCCGTTTTCCGTGGCAGGGCCGTAGCCGAAGTCGGCCTGCGGGTACAGACGCTTGATGGCCTGCGCCATGATGTGCGCAGCGGAGTGGCGCAGGACATGCACCTCTTCCTCAGCCGGGCACTCGTCCACATGGCCGTCGTTATATAAAACCTTCATCAGGACCTCTTCCAATCAGGAGTGATAACACAAGGTTGCATATTAGCACGTCGAATGCGGACGTGGTCAAATACACGGTGGAACCACAGATGAAAGTGCGTGAAACCTCCGTGGAACTACGCTTCGAGATACATGTACAGCCGCTGCGCGTAGCCGATCAGCTCCGGCGCGTGTGAGCAGCGCAGGTAGCTGGGATCGAAATCGTTGCCGCCCAGGCGCACACGGTCTAGCCCGTCCGCGTCCTTGAGAATTCGATAGAAGCGCACCGCATCCACCCCGGAAACCGGGCGACCGCTGAAAAACGCGCGGATGGCTTCCTCCCCCTCCGCATCCTCACGGTCGTGCCATGCGACGGCGAAGTACACCCTGTCGTCATAGGCGATGGATCGCCCCGCCAGCGTGGCGCGGGCGTATCCGCGCTGGGTGTCTTCGCAGAAGCGCTTGTAGTATTTGGCGGCGCGGGCCCCGTGGCCCGTGTCCAGATAAGGGTCGGCGCGTCGCGAGTCGTGAAACGACGCCGCCGCAGCCAGCGCCTCCAGGTCGGTGTCGGACAGGCCCTCGAGCTCACCCAACGCCTGGGACAGCATGAGCACCCGGCCCCAGTGGGGACGGAAATGGATGGAACCGCCCGTGGTCCAAGGGTTCAAATCCGTGTTGATGAACGCCAGCCAGCGCAGAAACGTGTCGCGGGCTCGCTCGGATGGAGCCAGCTCGGCCAGAGCATGCAAGGGACCGTTCGCCATGGATTCCGTAGCGACCTCCTTGCCGATGATCTCGGCGAACCGCGGGTCCAGCATAAGGTTGTCCCAGCTGTAACCCATGTCTTCGGCGAACTTGAGGAAATGGGGCGCCACCGCGCCGTCTTCGGTGTGCAGCGGGGTGACGGAGTAGTGCGCCAAACCCTGGGCCTGTTGCAATGTTATGTCGTCTACCATGGCCGAATGCCCTTCCCCATCGTTTCTGCCAGCACGAGCGCCGCGAGCCGCGACCCCGCAGGACTCGGATGCACGCCGTCTGCAGCATACAGCTCATCGGCCGATCCCGCACGAAACGGCGCGGCGACATCCGCCAGAAGCGCCCCCGAATCGGCGGCCGCCTGAGCAAAGGCCTCGGCCATGCGCAGGCTCATGTCGTCGTGGGACATCCCCAGTTTGACGAGCTTTGCGCATCCCGCCCGATAAGGCCAGGTGCCGTAGATTACCGGCTGCGCCCCCGCTGCCTTGGCGGCTTCCGACAGCGACGCCACGCTGCGGGCATAGGCCGTAGGCGACGTGGCAGGGCCGTGGCTCATCTCCTGCATCACCACGAAATCCCAGGCCTCGTTTGCAAGCGCCGCCTGAGTGAGGGCCCCGTTGCGGGTCTTCGGGTTGAGATGCTCGGCCAGGCGCGCCCCGCCCCGCGCATGCACCCGGACTTCGGCCGTCAGGAGCTCGGCCAGCATGTCCGGCATGTGGTTCGCCGTGGTCAGACTGTTTCCCAGCATGAGTATGCGCATGGCAGATCCCTTCTAGCGTTCGTTTCACCCACTATACCCCGAAAAGCCTTAAGATAGGCAGGGTTTCAAAATCGAAGGACAAGGAGCTGCATGAAGCGGACGCCACGCATCATCACCGTCGTGCTGACGGGCGGTCCCTGCGGCGGTAAGTCGACGGCCGAGCGCCTCCTGCACGCACATGCGTGGCCCGCAGGCTGGCAGGTCGTTTTCGTCGAAGAGTCCGCCACGGCGCTCATCAAAGCGGGTGTGACCAGGGAGTCCTGCGGCGAGCAGTACGCGTTCCAGTGCCGCGTGATCGAGCGGCAGCTCGTGCGCGAGCAGGACGCTCTTGAGCTTGCGAGACAATCGGACTCCGACACGGTCGTCGTATTCGACCGAGGAGTCCCCGACAGCGATGCGTATCTTGCCCCGGCCGAATACCGGCAGGCCTTGGCCACGTACGGGATGACGCCCGAAAGCGCCCTGCTGCGCTACGATGTTGTGTTTCACCTGGTAACATGCGCAATCGGAGCAGAAGATCACTACGAGACCACAGGCAATGCCGCCCGCCGCGAAACCCTGGCCCAGGCTGCCGCCGTCGACGCCCGGCATGCCGCCAGCTGGTCGGCGCACCCCAGGCTTGTCACCTTGCGCAACGGCCAGGGCTTCGACGCCAAGATGGACGCGCTAATCGAGTACATCCAGGGCCTCATGCGCTCCTAAGAACAGCATTCGACACCGCTAACGAAGCCGCCGCACCCGGATCGCAGCATTCGATTCGGTACCTACTTGCGCGTGAAGCAGAACGGCGGCCCGAAATAGCTGGCCAGTTCCAGATAGGGATCGTTCTCGTAGAGCCGTCCGATCACGCGGCGCTCCCGTTCGCTTTCCTGCAAGCGCAGCGCCAGATCGGGGTCGGCGCCCTCGTACATCGCATCGAAGTCGCGCCCGAACATGGGCTCGTAGGCAAACTCATCCTCGGCGGGCGGCTCGAATGCGGGCTTACCGAGGTCGGGCACCGTCGCGCCCTTGAACTGGGTATCGTAGAGCTGCGAATACACGCCGCCCGTTTTGACCAGATCCGCATGCTGGCCACGCTCCACCACATGACCGTCCTTGATGACCAGGATCTCGTCGGCCGCCAGAATGGTGGACAGGCGATGCGCGATCAGAATAGACGTGTGGGTCTGCACCAGCGAGTTTATGGCGTCCTGGATCTTCGCCTCGGAAATCGAGTCCAAAGCGCTGGTGGCCTCGTCGAAGATGAGCAGCGCCGGGTCCTTCAGCAGCACGCGTGCGATGGATATGCGCTGTTTCTCGCCGCCGGAAAGCTTCAGCCCGCGGTTGCCTACCATGGTGTCCAGGCCATGTTCCTGGCGCTGTATGAACTCGAGGATGTTGGCCTTGTCGCACACCTCGAGGAGCTCCTCTTCGGTGGCGTCGGGCTTCACATACAGCAGGTTGTCGCGAATCGTGCCGTTGAACAGGTACGTCTCCTGCGTCACCACGCCCACGTTGGCCCTAAGGAAATGCAGGTCCAGCTGACGCACGTCCACGCCGTCGAACTTGACGGAGCCGGCGGCCACATCATATAGGCGCGGTATCAGGTTCACGATGGTGCTCTTGCCGCTGCCCGACGGACCCACCAGCGCGATGCTCTTCCCCTTGTCCAGCGTGAAGCTGACATCGTGCAGAATCTGCCGCTCGGGGTCGTAGGCGAAATCCACGTGCTCAAATGCCACGGACCCTTCGGCATGGTCGGGAACGATGGCGTCGGGAGCGTTCTCGACCTCGGGCTTCATGTCGAAGTATTCAAAGATGCGGGTGAACATGGCCATGGAGCGCACCCAGTTGACCTGGATGTTCAGCAGCGAATTCACCGGCCCGTACATGCGGCCGAGCAGCGTCACCATGACGGTGATGTCGCCGACGGTGAGCGACGAGTCGTACCGCATCATGAGGATGCCGCCGCCCAGGTAGAGCAGCATGGGACCCACGCTCGAAATGGTGTGCATGGTGACGAAGAACCAGCGGCCGGCCATGCTCTCCTTAATGTTCAGGCCGATCATCTTCTTGTTGGCCGCCTCGTAGCGCTCGTACTCGCGGTCCTCGGCGCCGAACAGCTTCACCAAGGTTTGGCCCGACACGGACAGGGTCTCGTTGAGGATGCCGTTGATCTGGTCGTTGCACTCCTGGGCCTGGCTCGTCAGGTTCCAACGCACGCGGCCGGCACGGCGCGTGGGGATGACGAACAGCGGGATGAGCGCGATGCTGACCAGCGCAAGGATCCAGTTTTTGGAGAACATGGCCACCATGGCCACGATGAGCGTGATGGTGTTGGACAGCACACTTGACAGGTTGCTGGAAATGACCGATTCGGCACCGGCGATGTCACTGGTCATGCGTGTGATGATGTCGCCCTGGTTGTTGGTGGTGAAGAACCGCTGCGACATGGTCTGCAGATGGCGGTACATGGCGTTGCGCATGTCGTAGCCGATGTGCTGCGACACCCACGAGTTGAGGTAGCTTTCCGCCACGCCGATGAGCTGCGCCACCACGGTAACGCCGAAGGACAGCAGGATGAGCTGTACCAGCACGGCGAGGTTGCGACCGATAAGGCCGTCGTCGATGATCTTGCCCGTCAGAATGGTAGGCAGAAGCGACAGTACCGACGACGCGATGATGCAGACCAGGATGAGCGCAAGACGCCATTTGTACGGCCCGAAATACGAGAAGACGCGCTTAATCAGCGGCCAGGTGAGCTTCGGCTGGTTTCTCTTCTCCTCTTCGGTCAGAAACACGGCGCCGGGACCTCCCGGCCCCCTTCCAGACGGTGCAGGCATACGGCTTCCTCCAAACGCAGACAGGGCAACACTCGGAAATACGCACCCAAACGCGCGAATGCGGCATACCTGCATTGTAAACGCTCGAGCCGATTCCCCTACGGAAAATGCCTCGTCGTCAGCCAACGGAGTACGAACAGGTACAATGAACGCAGCCTCGGCGTCCGACGCGCCGACATGCACCGAAACGAAAGGGCTGCCATGAGCCAGCAATTCTGCACCTCCTGCGGTGCCCCCGTTCAAGAGGGGCGCAACTTCTGCACCTCGTGCGGAGCACCCGTCGCGTCCGCAAACACGCAGACCGAAGTTCGGAAGCCCTCCACGCAGCAGCGCATCTGCCCCAACTGCCATGCGGCCGTTGCCGACGGCATGCCGTTCTGCACCTCCTGCGGGCACTATCTGGACGCGCCGGTGGCCGCTCCCCCGACGCAGCCGACGGCAAAGGGGCCCAACAAGACGCTGGTCGCAGCCGTTGCGGCAGCGGTCATTATCGTGGCAGCCGTTGCGGCCACCCTCGCCATAATCCAACCTTGGGCGCACGATGAGCCCGATGCGAAATCCGAGCCGGCCGTCGCCCATAAAGCCGACAAGGACGACGCCGAGACCGAAGACGCATCCGATGCAACGGCCGATTCCGACGGCGCGGCTGATGCCACGGCCGATTCCGAAGAAGAACCCCAGGCAGACCCCGCAAACACGGATGCCGCAAAGGAAGAGGCCCTCGACGCCTCCGTTCCCGCCGTGTTCGACCACGTGCGGGCGTCCTCCGAACTGCCACCCGACGAATACAACTCCTATTACGGCGTGAACAACGCCGTCGACAACGACATGGCCACCGCTTGGAACGAGGGCAACGAGTCCAACAACGGCGAAGGCGAATGGATCGAGATCTACGCTGACACCGAGCAGGTGTGCACGCAGGTCAGATTCGTGCCCGGATATCCCAAATCCGAGTTGGTCTACAACAACAACTGCCGCCCGAAAAACGTCACCGTCAGTTTCAGCGACGGCACAAGCATCGATGTGGAGATTGAAGACATCATGGGTCAGGAAATCACACTTGACCTGGACAAGCCCGTGAAAACGACGTTCGTGCGCTTAACGATCAACGAGGTGTTTCCGGGAGACCAGTGGACCGACTGCACCGTCGCTGAATTTCACGCGAGCTAGGCGTGGCGGCGCAGTGTTTTGCTGCTACGGCGCCTTCCATCCGATGGAGTCGCAAACCTTCACGCGCCTTGCGGCCCGGCCGAACCTTGCAGCAGGTATCAGAGGACTTATGGTGGTTTCGACGGGCGTAGTCCGGAGAATGCGGCTATACTTGCTGAAAAACCCTGCCCCTTCGATAGAAGTGAGGGAAGACCCATGGATTCGAACACCCACGATATAGCCCGCAACCAGTTCATGCTCACCGGAGGGTTGGCCCGCCAAGGTTACGACTGGTGGTGGCATTCGTTCACAGGCCGCGATGCGCAGACCGGCGAAGAGAAGCCGTTCTTCATCGAGGTATTCGCCTGCAACCCCGCCTTGGGAGGCGACGAGCCCGTTTTCGGCCAGCTGCCTGAAAACAAGGCGGCCGGCATCAAGCCGAGCTACGTCATGGTGAAGGCGGGCTGCTGGGGCAAGGACGCCCGCCAGATGCATCGTTTCTTCGGATGGAATCAAGCGACGGTCAAAGGCGGCGTGCCGTTTTCCGTCAAGGCCGGCGACTGCTATGCCAGCGAAAACGTCCTTCGCGGCAGCGTCTCCGTGAGCTGCGAGGACGCCGCCGCCCATCCCGAATGGATGAGCGATGCGGGCACCATGGAATGGAACCTGCTGTTGGACAAGCAAATCGCCTTCAACGTGGGTTACGGAGCCTCCGCACCCATGCGCCAAGCCGAGGCCTTCGAGATGTATTGGCACGTTGAAGGCATGAAGACCCTGGTCAACGGCACGGTTAGGCTCGATGGGCGCACCTACACGGTGGACGGCCCCACAAGCTACGGATACGCGGATAAGAACTGGGGCAAGAATTTCACGAGCCCGTGGGTGTGGCTCGCCTCCAGCCACCTGACCAGCACGTTAACCGGCAAGTCGCTCGAAAACAGCGCCTTCGACATCGGCGGCGGCAGGCCCAAGGTGTACGCCATGGCCCTGCCCCACAAGCTGCTCGGCAGCATCGTCTACGAAGGCAAGACCTACGAGTTCAATTTCAGCAAGGCCTGGACGGGCAGCACGACGGAATTCGACTGCCGCGAGACCGACGAGGACGTCGTGTGGCACGTAGTCCAGGACACGCATACGGCGCGTCTGGAAACGGATATACGCTGCTCGAAGGCGGATATGCTGCTGATCGACTACGAAGCGCCCGACGGGTCGAAGCGCTACAACCGACTGTGGAACGGCGGCAACGGCGAAGGCCTGCTGCGCCTGTACAGCAAAAAGCACGGCGTGCTCACCCTGATCGACGAGATCCTGGCGGAAAACGTGGGCTGCGAATACGGCGAATTCGACGCCTAGCGCACGGAAGAAAGCTACGGGAATCCTGGGCACCGCGCCAGAGAATCGACCGGACAAGCACGCCTGCCCCCTCAGCCGGCGCATCCCCGGCACCGC
This genomic window contains:
- a CDS encoding SGNH/GDSL hydrolase family protein gives rise to the protein MRILMLGNSLTTANHMPDMLAELLTAEVRVHARGGARLAEHLNPKTRNGALTQAALANEAWDFVVMQEMSHGPATSPTAYARSVASLSEAAKAAGAQPVIYGTWPYRAGCAKLVKLGMSHDDMSLRMAEAFAQAAADSGALLADVAAPFRAGSADELYAADGVHPSPAGSRLAALVLAETMGKGIRPW
- a CDS encoding ATP-binding protein, whose translation is MKRTPRIITVVLTGGPCGGKSTAERLLHAHAWPAGWQVVFVEESATALIKAGVTRESCGEQYAFQCRVIERQLVREQDALELARQSDSDTVVVFDRGVPDSDAYLAPAEYRQALATYGMTPESALLRYDVVFHLVTCAIGAEDHYETTGNAARRETLAQAAAVDARHAASWSAHPRLVTLRNGQGFDAKMDALIEYIQGLMRS
- a CDS encoding ABC transporter ATP-binding protein; amino-acid sequence: MPAPSGRGPGGPGAVFLTEEEKRNQPKLTWPLIKRVFSYFGPYKWRLALILVCIIASSVLSLLPTILTGKIIDDGLIGRNLAVLVQLILLSFGVTVVAQLIGVAESYLNSWVSQHIGYDMRNAMYRHLQTMSQRFFTTNNQGDIITRMTSDIAGAESVISSNLSSVLSNTITLIVAMVAMFSKNWILALVSIALIPLFVIPTRRAGRVRWNLTSQAQECNDQINGILNETLSVSGQTLVKLFGAEDREYERYEAANKKMIGLNIKESMAGRWFFVTMHTISSVGPMLLYLGGGILMMRYDSSLTVGDITVMVTLLGRMYGPVNSLLNIQVNWVRSMAMFTRIFEYFDMKPEVENAPDAIVPDHAEGSVAFEHVDFAYDPERQILHDVSFTLDKGKSIALVGPSGSGKSTIVNLIPRLYDVAAGSVKFDGVDVRQLDLHFLRANVGVVTQETYLFNGTIRDNLLYVKPDATEEELLEVCDKANILEFIQRQEHGLDTMVGNRGLKLSGGEKQRISIARVLLKDPALLIFDEATSALDSISEAKIQDAINSLVQTHTSILIAHRLSTILAADEILVIKDGHVVERGQHADLVKTGGVYSQLYDTQFKGATVPDLGKPAFEPPAEDEFAYEPMFGRDFDAMYEGADPDLALRLQESERERRVIGRLYENDPYLELASYFGPPFCFTRK
- a CDS encoding NADase-type glycan-binding domain-containing protein, which codes for MSQQFCTSCGAPVQEGRNFCTSCGAPVASANTQTEVRKPSTQQRICPNCHAAVADGMPFCTSCGHYLDAPVAAPPTQPTAKGPNKTLVAAVAAAVIIVAAVAATLAIIQPWAHDEPDAKSEPAVAHKADKDDAETEDASDATADSDGAADATADSEEEPQADPANTDAAKEEALDASVPAVFDHVRASSELPPDEYNSYYGVNNAVDNDMATAWNEGNESNNGEGEWIEIYADTEQVCTQVRFVPGYPKSELVYNNNCRPKNVTVSFSDGTSIDVEIEDIMGQEITLDLDKPVKTTFVRLTINEVFPGDQWTDCTVAEFHAS
- a CDS encoding tocopherol cyclase family protein; amino-acid sequence: MDSNTHDIARNQFMLTGGLARQGYDWWWHSFTGRDAQTGEEKPFFIEVFACNPALGGDEPVFGQLPENKAAGIKPSYVMVKAGCWGKDARQMHRFFGWNQATVKGGVPFSVKAGDCYASENVLRGSVSVSCEDAAAHPEWMSDAGTMEWNLLLDKQIAFNVGYGASAPMRQAEAFEMYWHVEGMKTLVNGTVRLDGRTYTVDGPTSYGYADKNWGKNFTSPWVWLASSHLTSTLTGKSLENSAFDIGGGRPKVYAMALPHKLLGSIVYEGKTYEFNFSKAWTGSTTEFDCRETDEDVVWHVVQDTHTARLETDIRCSKADMLLIDYEAPDGSKRYNRLWNGGNGEGLLRLYSKKHGVLTLIDEILAENVGCEYGEFDA